In Edaphobacter paludis, a single window of DNA contains:
- a CDS encoding trypsin-like peptidase domain-containing protein — protein MKLRPVLLVILLLSGFYYLTTHLAPTGTFAPWVHHVFTRAAAPDVSPATVRGPMGTLELTEAAAAPAFDIEEQQNIAVYKKALPSVVNITSTAVAYDFFYGPVPQQGQGSGFILNKDGLILTNNHVINNAQRVEVKLSNKHTYKARVLAVDKGHDLALLKIDNVPNLVPVTLASSQGLVVGQRVYAIGNPFGLQGTMTRGIISAIRSIRGPEQNPIEDAIQTDASVNPGNSGGPLLNSRGEVIGITTMIASNGADQSSGVGFAIPIDTAKAVLSDFEKYGYVRRPSLDIVTLPIGPDIAQQLGLPADYGILIDHVLPGGAAARAGLRGGNQRAYMGNIPVMVGGDLIVALDGQDIANAQDLSAAMNSHHAGDVVTLTIFRGQKRMDVKVTLSDAKDQQSQSGEQT, from the coding sequence ATGAAACTGCGCCCCGTTCTTCTGGTCATTCTGTTGCTTTCCGGTTTCTACTATCTGACGACGCATCTTGCGCCGACCGGGACCTTCGCACCCTGGGTGCATCACGTCTTTACTCGGGCCGCCGCGCCTGATGTAAGCCCCGCCACGGTGAGAGGGCCTATGGGGACGCTCGAGCTGACCGAGGCCGCAGCCGCTCCTGCCTTCGACATCGAAGAGCAGCAGAACATTGCCGTCTACAAGAAGGCTCTCCCGTCGGTCGTCAACATTACTTCGACTGCGGTTGCCTACGACTTCTTTTATGGTCCGGTGCCGCAACAAGGTCAGGGCTCAGGCTTCATCCTCAACAAAGACGGCCTCATTCTTACCAACAACCACGTCATCAATAACGCTCAACGCGTCGAAGTAAAGCTCTCGAACAAACACACCTACAAGGCCAGAGTTCTTGCTGTGGACAAGGGCCATGATCTGGCGCTGCTGAAGATCGACAATGTGCCAAACCTTGTCCCGGTAACGCTCGCTTCCTCGCAGGGGCTTGTCGTAGGCCAGAGAGTCTATGCCATCGGCAATCCGTTCGGTTTGCAGGGCACCATGACTCGGGGAATCATCTCCGCCATCCGCTCTATTCGCGGCCCGGAGCAGAACCCCATCGAAGACGCCATCCAGACCGACGCTTCCGTCAATCCCGGAAACTCGGGCGGTCCGCTGCTGAACTCACGCGGCGAGGTCATCGGCATTACCACCATGATCGCCAGCAATGGCGCGGACCAGAGCTCCGGCGTAGGTTTTGCGATTCCCATCGATACGGCGAAGGCCGTTCTAAGCGACTTTGAAAAATATGGCTACGTGCGGCGGCCTTCGCTCGACATCGTTACCCTGCCGATCGGCCCCGATATTGCGCAGCAACTCGGCCTTCCGGCGGACTACGGTATCCTCATCGACCATGTATTGCCGGGCGGTGCGGCTGCTCGCGCCGGGCTCCGTGGTGGCAACCAGCGAGCCTATATGGGCAACATCCCGGTGATGGTCGGCGGTGATTTAATCGTCGCGCTCGATGGTCAGGACATCGCCAACGCGCAGGACCTTTCCGCCGCCATGAACTCTCATCACGCTGGCGATGTGGTCACGCTGACCATATTCCGCGGCCAGAAGCGCATGGATGTGAAGGTGACTTTGAGCGACGCGAAAGACCAGCAGAGCCAATCGGGAGAGCAAACCTAA
- the coaE gene encoding dephospho-CoA kinase (Dephospho-CoA kinase (CoaE) performs the final step in coenzyme A biosynthesis.) gives MLRVGLTGGLGSGKSTVAGLFAAHGAHVLQSDAIGRELMEPGQDVHARIVAHFGNEVVLPDGQLDRSALARIAFAEGRVEELNAIIHPAVIARQKDLIEDIALRNPAAVVMVESALIFEAAHGDGAQWQQRFDRIILVTAPEEMKIARFVRRCADDRKLTEAQREELEAEAARRLARQMPDDQKMPLCDYVLTNDGAVTELEWQVDQLWPILRIAAR, from the coding sequence ATGCTGCGCGTCGGCCTCACAGGCGGGTTGGGTAGCGGTAAGTCCACCGTGGCCGGGCTATTTGCTGCCCATGGCGCGCATGTGCTCCAGTCCGACGCCATCGGTCGCGAGCTGATGGAGCCGGGGCAGGACGTTCATGCCAGAATCGTTGCCCACTTTGGCAACGAGGTCGTGCTGCCGGACGGCCAGCTAGACCGTTCCGCGCTCGCCCGCATCGCCTTTGCTGAGGGCCGCGTTGAGGAGTTGAACGCGATCATCCATCCCGCGGTGATCGCGCGCCAGAAAGACCTCATCGAAGACATCGCCCTGCGTAATCCCGCAGCGGTGGTGATGGTTGAGTCCGCCTTGATCTTTGAGGCAGCGCACGGCGATGGCGCCCAATGGCAGCAGCGGTTCGACCGCATTATTCTGGTGACCGCGCCTGAAGAGATGAAGATTGCCCGCTTCGTCCGGCGATGTGCCGACGACAGGAAACTGACGGAAGCACAGCGAGAAGAGCTTGAGGCAGAAGCAGCCCGTCGGCTGGCGCGTCAGATGCCCGACGACCAGAAGATGCCTCTATGCGATTACGTTCTTACGAATGATGGCGCCGTGACCGAGCTCGAATGGCAGGTCGATCAACTATGGCCGATTTTGCGAATAGCGGCCAGATAA
- a CDS encoding bifunctional 5,10-methylenetetrahydrofolate dehydrogenase/5,10-methenyltetrahydrofolate cyclohydrolase, with product MKQMTNTPRILDGVAIAAEIKAEVAGEVKELAVRGITPGLAVILVGEVPASQIYVRSKVKTCGELGIYSEMLTPPESITTEEMLALVADLNAREDIDGILIQLPLPRHVDTKRLLEAVSPDKDVDGFHPVNVGRLQSGQPGLAPCTPAGIIEILKRSNLPIAGQNAVVVGRSDIVGKPAAMMLLNASATVTVCHSKTKDLARFTREADLLVAAIGRPGFVTADMVKPGATLIDVGINRVTDAAEVEGFFPGDAARAATFAKRSSVVVGDIHPAAFAVSGAYTPVPGGVGALTIAMLMKNTVTAAKLRRGLSTEKD from the coding sequence ATGAAGCAGATGACAAATACTCCACGAATTCTAGATGGCGTCGCGATCGCCGCCGAGATCAAGGCTGAGGTCGCAGGTGAAGTCAAAGAACTTGCAGTCCGCGGAATCACTCCCGGGCTGGCAGTAATTCTCGTAGGCGAGGTGCCAGCCTCCCAGATCTACGTTCGCAGCAAGGTCAAAACCTGCGGCGAATTGGGAATCTACAGCGAAATGCTGACACCTCCAGAGAGCATCACAACCGAGGAGATGCTGGCCCTGGTGGCCGATCTGAACGCCCGTGAGGACATCGACGGAATCCTCATCCAGTTGCCCTTGCCCAGGCACGTAGACACCAAGCGGCTGCTCGAAGCGGTCTCGCCCGATAAGGACGTCGATGGGTTTCACCCGGTAAATGTGGGCCGTCTACAAAGCGGCCAGCCCGGCCTTGCTCCCTGCACGCCCGCTGGAATCATCGAGATTTTGAAGCGCAGCAATCTGCCCATTGCAGGCCAGAATGCCGTAGTCGTGGGCCGTTCGGACATCGTAGGCAAACCAGCAGCCATGATGCTCCTCAACGCTTCGGCGACAGTGACGGTCTGCCACAGCAAGACGAAAGACCTGGCCAGGTTCACCCGCGAAGCTGACCTGCTGGTCGCAGCGATTGGCCGTCCGGGGTTTGTGACGGCGGATATGGTGAAGCCCGGAGCAACGTTGATCGACGTAGGCATCAACCGCGTGACAGACGCCGCCGAGGTCGAAGGCTTCTTTCCCGGCGATGCAGCGCGGGCAGCCACCTTCGCTAAACGCAGCTCAGTGGTTGTGGGCGACATCCACCCCGCAGCCTTTGCGGTCTCCGGCGCGTATACGCCCGTCCCGGGCGGTGTAGGAGCGCTGACGATCGCTATGCTGATGAAAAATACGGTGACTGCGGCGAAGTTGCGGCGCGGCCTCTCCACGGAAAAGGACTAG
- a CDS encoding Trm112 family protein → MSTRPMTPEDLRWIVCPVCHHPLEPGPDSVLCTGCGRRYPFIDGIPVLLADRAL, encoded by the coding sequence ATGAGCACAAGGCCAATGACACCCGAGGATCTCCGCTGGATCGTCTGTCCCGTCTGCCACCATCCGCTGGAACCTGGGCCCGACAGCGTCCTGTGCACAGGCTGTGGGCGTCGTTATCCTTTCATCGACGGCATCCCTGTGCTGCTTGCGGATCGTGCTCTCTAA
- the ppc gene encoding phosphoenolpyruvate carboxylase encodes MPSLWTPPNWPQRLAELQAPTGDLKEAPLRRDVRSLGILLGSVLREQAGDPLYDAVEALRRTAIARREADAKEETEAAASHLQQALCRVGALELSAAYQLARAFGFYFELINLAETNHRKRRRLAIQLDQNAAPQRGDLRGTLRRLREAGVDAAQAHELLKRICITPVFTAHPTEVARRSVMFKRRRISDLLEQLDRIPVPTPHLESLERDLTAEITALWQTDDVRSARPTVRDEIRMALDYYETSLFDTLPVLYSEVAAALAAEYPQPNADSQPVAISELPQLVSFGSWIGGDRDGNPFVVPEVTREALAMAHTLLLNHYRRRLQNVFEQLGSSIQQVPVSAEVTALLDHYLGKLRAAGQTAVEQRFHYEHLRLLIACIMMRLGATPQSGLPLPADPALTPYTRAADLLSDLTILRASLAENHGHRLAQMLIDPLLLEVRTYGLHLQTLDIRQHARVHAAAVTEISAWQAPSGATSLTSELHLPPALSPQTQEVLDTFRTIAELKQTYAPESIRQYVISGATSSEDVLHVLWLARLGGVKVEADEATHDPGLQPVPLFESIEDLQNAPAVCRQLWTSEVYRPLLKSWKHRQEVMLGYSDSNKDGGMITSTWEIYKAHRALHEVARECGVTLQLFHGRGGTVGRGGGPTHRAIFAQPIDSFTGELRLTEQGEVLNWKYSDVVLAERNLELMIAASLDALARPDAILQQGTMPPHLTGEILPEWEAAFDQLSATSYEFYREHIVDNPETFTYFEQATPVAELEHARLGSRPAKRGGKKSMADLRAIPWVFGWMQSRQLVPAFFGVGHALDRFVKENPGGLALLQTMARDFPLFLDIIRNVEMALAKADFGIARLYASLVEDEALRDRVFATLEAEFNLTHRMLLEITQQKALLENNPVLERSIRLRNPYVDPMSLIQVELIRRKRAAIAEGKPDSPELNRAISATINGISAGLRNTG; translated from the coding sequence ATGCCGTCCCTTTGGACTCCTCCCAACTGGCCTCAACGTCTTGCCGAACTCCAGGCACCGACTGGGGATCTGAAAGAAGCACCTCTCCGCCGCGATGTTCGCTCGCTTGGCATCCTGCTTGGAAGCGTTCTGCGCGAGCAGGCTGGCGACCCACTGTACGACGCCGTCGAAGCCCTTCGCCGCACCGCCATCGCCCGTCGAGAAGCCGATGCGAAGGAGGAAACCGAAGCCGCTGCCTCGCATCTGCAACAGGCGCTTTGCCGGGTCGGCGCGCTGGAACTCTCGGCTGCCTATCAGCTTGCCCGCGCCTTTGGGTTTTATTTCGAGTTGATCAATCTCGCCGAAACCAATCACCGCAAGCGTCGCCGGCTGGCCATCCAGCTTGACCAGAACGCCGCACCTCAGCGCGGCGATCTTCGCGGGACGCTGCGCCGCCTGCGCGAGGCCGGTGTCGATGCGGCTCAGGCCCACGAGTTGCTGAAGCGCATCTGCATTACGCCTGTCTTCACCGCGCATCCTACTGAAGTCGCGCGGCGCTCGGTCATGTTCAAGCGGAGGCGCATCTCTGACCTGCTTGAACAGCTTGACCGCATTCCTGTACCCACTCCCCACCTGGAGTCTCTGGAGCGGGACCTTACCGCCGAGATTACCGCTCTGTGGCAGACCGACGACGTTCGCAGCGCGCGGCCTACGGTGCGCGATGAGATCCGCATGGCACTCGATTATTACGAGACCAGCCTGTTCGATACGCTCCCCGTCCTCTACTCGGAGGTAGCGGCTGCTCTGGCCGCCGAATACCCTCAACCGAATGCGGATTCGCAGCCAGTTGCAATCTCCGAGCTGCCGCAGCTGGTCAGCTTTGGCTCGTGGATTGGGGGCGACCGCGATGGCAATCCCTTCGTCGTTCCCGAGGTTACGCGGGAAGCGCTCGCCATGGCGCACACCTTGCTGCTGAACCACTATCGCCGGCGCCTGCAGAACGTCTTTGAACAGCTTGGCAGCTCTATCCAGCAGGTGCCTGTCTCCGCCGAGGTCACTGCCCTGCTCGACCACTATCTCGGCAAGCTTCGTGCTGCCGGACAGACAGCGGTGGAACAGCGCTTCCACTACGAACATCTGCGGCTGCTGATCGCGTGCATCATGATGCGGCTTGGAGCAACGCCGCAGTCGGGCCTGCCGCTGCCTGCCGATCCGGCGCTTACGCCCTACACCCGCGCCGCTGATCTGCTCTCCGACCTCACCATTCTCCGCGCCAGCCTCGCCGAGAATCACGGCCACCGTCTGGCGCAGATGCTCATCGACCCGTTGCTGCTGGAGGTCCGTACTTACGGACTGCATTTGCAGACGCTCGATATTCGGCAGCACGCGCGGGTGCATGCCGCTGCCGTGACCGAGATCTCCGCATGGCAAGCGCCGTCGGGCGCGACTTCGCTGACGTCGGAACTTCATCTTCCTCCGGCGCTTTCGCCCCAGACACAGGAAGTTCTGGACACCTTCCGCACCATTGCCGAGCTGAAGCAGACCTATGCGCCTGAGTCCATCCGGCAATACGTTATCAGCGGAGCTACGAGCTCAGAAGATGTGTTGCACGTGCTGTGGCTGGCGCGTCTGGGGGGCGTCAAGGTGGAGGCCGACGAGGCGACGCACGATCCTGGGTTGCAGCCGGTTCCGCTGTTTGAGTCCATCGAAGATCTGCAGAATGCTCCTGCTGTCTGCCGCCAGCTTTGGACCAGCGAGGTCTATCGGCCGCTGCTCAAAAGCTGGAAGCACCGTCAGGAGGTCATGCTCGGCTACTCCGACTCAAACAAAGACGGCGGCATGATTACCAGCACATGGGAGATCTATAAAGCCCACCGTGCGCTGCATGAAGTGGCCCGTGAGTGCGGGGTTACTCTGCAACTTTTCCATGGCCGTGGAGGGACAGTGGGACGCGGCGGCGGACCTACGCATCGCGCCATCTTCGCCCAGCCTATCGACAGCTTTACCGGGGAGCTTCGACTTACCGAGCAGGGCGAGGTGCTCAACTGGAAGTACTCCGACGTTGTGCTTGCCGAGCGCAATCTTGAGTTGATGATTGCGGCCAGCCTGGATGCGCTTGCCCGGCCCGATGCCATCCTGCAACAGGGCACGATGCCTCCGCACCTTACGGGCGAGATTCTGCCGGAGTGGGAGGCCGCGTTTGACCAGCTCTCGGCCACGTCGTATGAGTTCTACCGCGAGCATATCGTGGACAATCCGGAAACCTTCACATATTTCGAGCAGGCCACGCCGGTGGCTGAGCTTGAGCATGCCCGGCTTGGCTCCCGTCCAGCCAAGCGTGGCGGCAAGAAGTCCATGGCCGACCTACGAGCCATTCCGTGGGTCTTTGGCTGGATGCAGTCGCGGCAGCTTGTGCCTGCCTTCTTTGGCGTGGGTCATGCGCTTGACCGTTTCGTGAAGGAGAATCCCGGAGGGCTTGCGCTGCTTCAGACCATGGCGCGGGACTTCCCGCTGTTCCTCGACATCATTCGCAATGTGGAGATGGCGCTCGCCAAGGCCGACTTCGGCATCGCGCGGCTCTATGCCTCATTGGTGGAAGACGAAGCCCTGCGCGACCGTGTCTTTGCCACGCTGGAGGCGGAGTTCAATCTTACTCACCGCATGCTCCTCGAGATTACCCAGCAGAAGGCGCTGTTGGAGAACAATCCTGTGCTGGAGCGTTCGATTCGGCTGCGCAATCCGTATGTCGACCCCATGTCGCTGATTCAGGTGGAGCTGATCCGGCGCAAGCGCGCCGCGATTGCGGAAGGCAAGCCGGATTCACCGGAGCTGAACCGTGCTATTTCGGCCACAATCAATGGCATCAGCGCGGGATTGCGCAATACGGGTTGA
- the rpmB gene encoding 50S ribosomal protein L28, with amino-acid sequence MAQKCDLCGKGPQFGNNISHAHNTTRRRWNVNLQPVKAKTVGGSKRMRVCTSCIKTGKVVKG; translated from the coding sequence ATGGCACAAAAATGTGATCTTTGCGGCAAAGGCCCGCAGTTCGGTAATAACATCTCGCACGCCCACAACACCACGCGGCGTCGTTGGAACGTAAACCTGCAGCCCGTCAAGGCTAAGACCGTCGGCGGCAGCAAGCGTATGCGCGTGTGCACCAGCTGCATCAAGACCGGCAAAGTCGTCAAAGGCTAA
- the msrB gene encoding peptide-methionine (R)-S-oxide reductase MsrB, whose product MAETEKIEKIHKTEAEWRELLTPEQFHVTREKGTEAPFTGALLNNHEEGVYHCAACNAPLFTSDKKFESGSGWPSFWLPVSAEAIEAHEDNTLGMKRVEVTCARCGAHLGHLFPDGPRPTGMRYCINSASLGFSKQ is encoded by the coding sequence ATGGCTGAGACAGAGAAGATCGAGAAAATTCATAAGACCGAAGCGGAGTGGCGCGAACTGCTGACGCCCGAGCAGTTTCATGTAACACGTGAGAAGGGTACCGAAGCCCCATTTACCGGAGCTCTGCTGAATAATCATGAAGAGGGGGTCTATCACTGCGCCGCCTGCAATGCGCCTCTGTTCACCTCGGACAAAAAGTTCGAGTCGGGCAGCGGCTGGCCCAGCTTCTGGTTGCCGGTATCTGCCGAGGCGATTGAAGCGCACGAGGACAACACGCTGGGGATGAAGCGGGTGGAAGTGACCTGCGCCCGCTGCGGAGCCCACCTTGGCCATCTATTCCCGGACGGCCCCCGGCCAACCGGCATGCGCTATTGCATCAACAGTGCCTCGCTGGGCTTTTCAAAACAGTAG
- a CDS encoding RidA family protein: MSDQIKTVISTKDAPAAIGPYSQAVRVGDMLFASGQVGLDPATGQIVDGGIVEQTRQVFENIKAVLGAAGVDLSQVVKTTVFLKNMSDFAAMNEIYAQYLAPSGVVPPARSTVAVAGLPKDALVEVEVIVKGTVGA, encoded by the coding sequence ATGAGCGACCAAATCAAGACTGTAATTTCAACCAAGGATGCACCCGCCGCTATTGGCCCATACTCGCAGGCAGTGCGGGTTGGTGACATGTTGTTTGCCTCCGGCCAGGTGGGCCTCGATCCCGCCACCGGTCAGATCGTCGACGGCGGAATCGTTGAGCAGACCAGGCAGGTTTTTGAGAACATCAAAGCCGTTTTGGGCGCGGCGGGAGTCGATCTGTCCCAGGTCGTCAAAACGACGGTCTTCCTGAAAAACATGAGCGACTTCGCCGCGATGAACGAGATCTACGCACAATATCTTGCTCCGTCCGGCGTAGTGCCTCCGGCGCGGTCTACGGTTGCCGTCGCAGGCCTCCCCAAAGACGCTCTGGTGGAGGTCGAAGTGATCGTAAAGGGAACGGTTGGAGCTTAA
- a CDS encoding YidB family protein, translated as MGILDSIQSLAGQVGQNSQSDQAKVAGGFIQALTQHPEGIQGILNSFSQNGMAQHVEAWSNGQNATATPDQVQQGLAGTGLIEKTAEHAGVSPQVVQAALTTVLPMIIQHFAPGGQAAPQSSLGGLATQFLGRFA; from the coding sequence ATGGGTATTTTGGACTCGATCCAGTCTCTGGCTGGACAGGTTGGACAGAACTCTCAAAGCGACCAGGCCAAGGTGGCCGGCGGCTTCATCCAGGCGTTGACACAGCATCCCGAAGGTATTCAGGGCATATTGAACAGCTTCAGCCAGAATGGAATGGCGCAGCATGTTGAAGCTTGGAGTAATGGCCAGAATGCGACCGCAACCCCCGATCAGGTACAACAAGGACTTGCCGGAACCGGTCTCATCGAGAAGACGGCCGAGCACGCCGGAGTCTCGCCGCAAGTGGTGCAGGCTGCACTGACGACTGTTCTTCCGATGATCATTCAGCACTTCGCGCCCGGTGGTCAGGCAGCGCCGCAAAGCTCACTGGGTGGATTGGCAACACAATTCCTGGGCCGCTTCGCATAG
- a CDS encoding AI-2E family transporter yields MSERNSGLVTGILVIAVLYFAREVFVPLALAGLLAFLMAPAAVRLERWGVKRAPAALLVIFLSLTGAGVLGWVMLGQIYNLAVELPQYQQNLTGKIETLHLNSAGRLTSTVAMLASVGKQIQGGTEAPPIVSVTPRRRASSHSVPSPVTNKTAQPVVVRVEEPEQSMLAVAGRTMIPLVHPLTTTFIVVIFLVFMLLGREGLRDRGLRLAGSGRMHLTTTAIEDASRRVSRYLQMQLVVNLCYGVVVGLLLWWIGIPNPLLWGVLTCLLRFVPYIGILMAAAGPLMLSIAVSPHWNQLIWITVMYLVLELITGNFVEPMLYGASTGISAIAILIAAIFWTLLWGLPGLLLSTPLTVCLVVIGRQVPHLYYLDVLFGEEAALPPPERFYQRMLSSHVIEARMLLEEMLKTKSREEVYDCVLVPALSMIEEARHAENMTGARAEQVLQAVEELAEDVTSRAATVAEVKPAKRVACVPARDFADEVACQLALQVLAETASTRVISADTSTQDLLQSLENGKADVICVVGVPPSAIRHIRLRCHQIRARFPDAVVVACVLRKEGDLSNLRSRIPMDDAQHVVCSLLLMKEYLTSLLHPEALLAEEPAAPERDTKSSDAISETVQEIQQTDVLDGPEEDVFNRLATNLARSFDAPIALITVANGQRRFWEAQCGFPEDTLTMTEREQDLSICSRIVFSDASLVIADTAEEEQFANDPFLKAKGIRFYAGAPLKAHDGEIIGSLCVLDTRPRQISEQQKDMLTSIANSVMMAIDLHSTAPPDEPPPQPEQ; encoded by the coding sequence TTGAGCGAAAGAAACAGTGGGCTGGTGACAGGAATTCTCGTTATCGCGGTACTGTACTTTGCGCGTGAGGTATTTGTTCCTCTGGCGCTGGCGGGACTGCTGGCATTTTTGATGGCACCGGCGGCGGTACGGCTAGAGCGATGGGGAGTAAAAAGAGCGCCAGCCGCTCTGCTGGTAATTTTTCTGTCCCTTACAGGAGCGGGCGTTCTGGGCTGGGTGATGCTGGGACAGATCTATAACCTTGCGGTGGAACTGCCGCAGTATCAGCAGAATCTTACGGGAAAGATCGAGACACTGCATCTCAACTCGGCGGGAAGGCTGACCAGCACGGTGGCGATGCTGGCGAGTGTGGGCAAGCAAATCCAAGGCGGGACGGAGGCGCCCCCGATCGTATCGGTGACACCGCGCAGGCGGGCTTCCAGTCACTCCGTCCCTAGCCCCGTGACAAACAAGACTGCGCAGCCGGTGGTAGTGCGGGTTGAGGAGCCTGAGCAGTCGATGCTGGCGGTAGCAGGACGGACGATGATCCCGCTCGTGCATCCACTGACGACGACATTCATCGTGGTGATCTTTCTCGTGTTTATGCTGCTGGGCCGAGAGGGTCTGCGCGACCGTGGCCTCAGGCTTGCGGGGAGCGGGCGAATGCATCTGACGACGACAGCGATCGAAGATGCCAGTCGTCGCGTGAGCCGCTATCTGCAGATGCAACTGGTGGTGAACCTTTGTTACGGAGTGGTCGTCGGCCTGCTGCTGTGGTGGATTGGAATTCCCAATCCGCTGTTGTGGGGGGTACTGACGTGTCTGCTGCGCTTTGTGCCGTATATCGGAATTCTGATGGCGGCGGCGGGACCGCTGATGCTCTCGATTGCGGTTTCGCCGCACTGGAACCAGTTGATCTGGATCACGGTGATGTATCTCGTGCTTGAGCTGATAACGGGTAACTTCGTCGAGCCGATGCTCTATGGTGCTTCGACGGGAATCTCTGCCATCGCGATTCTGATTGCGGCGATTTTCTGGACCCTGCTGTGGGGATTGCCGGGGCTGCTGCTGTCGACTCCACTGACGGTGTGCCTGGTCGTGATCGGACGGCAGGTGCCGCATCTTTACTATCTGGATGTGCTGTTTGGGGAGGAGGCGGCACTGCCTCCTCCAGAGCGGTTCTATCAGCGGATGCTTTCCTCGCATGTTATCGAGGCGAGGATGTTGCTTGAAGAAATGTTGAAGACGAAGTCGAGGGAGGAGGTCTACGATTGCGTCCTGGTGCCGGCACTTTCGATGATCGAAGAAGCACGGCACGCCGAGAACATGACAGGAGCGCGCGCGGAGCAGGTGTTACAGGCGGTCGAGGAACTGGCCGAAGATGTAACCAGCAGAGCGGCGACGGTCGCAGAGGTGAAGCCAGCCAAGCGTGTGGCATGTGTGCCTGCAAGAGACTTTGCCGATGAAGTGGCCTGCCAACTGGCCCTGCAAGTCCTTGCGGAGACAGCTTCGACGCGGGTGATCTCCGCGGATACTTCCACACAGGACCTGCTGCAATCGCTCGAGAATGGAAAGGCCGACGTAATTTGCGTGGTTGGCGTTCCGCCAAGTGCGATACGGCATATACGATTGCGATGTCACCAGATTCGCGCACGCTTTCCCGATGCTGTCGTGGTGGCATGTGTGCTGAGGAAGGAAGGCGACCTCTCGAACCTGCGGAGCCGGATACCTATGGACGATGCGCAGCACGTGGTGTGCTCGCTGCTGTTGATGAAGGAATACCTAACGTCGCTGCTGCATCCCGAAGCGCTTCTCGCGGAAGAGCCTGCTGCGCCTGAGAGGGACACAAAGTCGAGCGATGCGATCAGCGAGACGGTGCAGGAGATACAACAGACAGATGTTTTGGATGGCCCCGAGGAGGATGTCTTCAACCGGCTTGCCACCAATCTGGCGAGGTCGTTTGACGCGCCTATTGCATTGATTACTGTGGCGAATGGGCAAAGGCGCTTCTGGGAGGCCCAGTGTGGCTTCCCGGAGGACACGCTGACAATGACCGAGCGCGAACAGGACCTTTCGATCTGCAGCAGAATCGTGTTTTCCGATGCGAGCCTTGTGATCGCAGACACGGCGGAGGAGGAACAGTTTGCGAATGACCCCTTTCTGAAGGCGAAGGGGATAAGGTTTTATGCAGGAGCTCCGCTGAAGGCACACGATGGAGAGATTATCGGATCGCTGTGCGTGCTGGATACGCGACCGCGACAGATATCAGAACAGCAGAAAGACATGCTGACTTCGATAGCAAATTCAGTAATGATGGCTATTGATCTGCATAGCACGGCGCCACCCGATGAGCCCCCGCCGCAACCGGAACAGTGA
- a CDS encoding DUF4112 domain-containing protein, translating into MEFTVKPEVLPPRRKRGGKLGGKLFDDENLDLLSHILDDFLKIPGTSIRFGLDGIVGVIPGIGDLIGGIASCIIIVAAWMRGVPYVTVARMVANVGIEVVVGSIPIVGDMFDIAWRANRRNYALLAGSLAEPRKHTIQSWIFLIGLCVLLSGLVLLPMLLFAWLTGHVLRSIGTDMHGLFAR; encoded by the coding sequence ATGGAATTTACTGTAAAGCCCGAGGTTCTGCCCCCACGCCGGAAGCGCGGTGGAAAGCTGGGCGGAAAACTCTTCGATGACGAGAACCTTGATCTGCTGTCGCATATTCTCGACGACTTTCTGAAGATTCCCGGAACCTCGATTCGCTTTGGCCTCGATGGAATCGTCGGCGTGATCCCGGGAATCGGCGATCTCATTGGCGGCATCGCTTCATGCATCATCATCGTCGCGGCCTGGATGCGCGGCGTGCCGTACGTGACGGTGGCGCGCATGGTGGCCAATGTCGGCATCGAGGTAGTGGTGGGATCAATCCCCATTGTTGGAGATATGTTTGACATCGCGTGGCGAGCGAACCGTCGCAATTACGCGCTGCTGGCGGGCAGCCTGGCGGAGCCGCGAAAACATACGATCCAAAGTTGGATATTTCTGATCGGGCTCTGCGTCCTGCTTTCCGGCCTGGTACTGTTGCCGATGTTGCTGTTCGCGTGGCTGACCGGCCATGTACTGAGATCGATTGGCACAGACATGCATGGACTGTTTGCAAGGTAG